In Enterocloster clostridioformis, one genomic interval encodes:
- a CDS encoding dihydroxy-acid dehydratase, translated as MAIGHVSPETYEGGNIALIKDGDMVHIDIPSRKLTVDVSDEEFENRKMNWKPVEKPALGWLKLYKNNCTSAHRGATIYWD; from the coding sequence CTGGCAATCGGTCATGTAAGCCCTGAGACATATGAAGGTGGAAATATAGCTTTGATTAAAGACGGAGATATGGTCCATATTGATATTCCTTCCAGAAAGCTGACTGTTGATGTAAGTGATGAGGAATTTGAAAATCGTAAAATGAATTGGAAGCCTGTTGAAAAGCCTGCATTGGGCTGGCTCAAGCTGTATAAAAATAATTGTACGTCAGCCCACAGAGGCGCAACAATTTATTGGGACTGA
- the mgtA gene encoding magnesium-translocating P-type ATPase, translating to MPKSTLFDSRIKKYAYYEAEEIYREIGTSKDGLTGEQVEMMRQRYGVNSFITKKKDTTIHRLRRAFVNPFNVILFVLGMISLVTDVFLASNFAKNATTAIIIFSMILIGGMIRLVQELRAKNAAKQLDRLLHESITVKREGELIEIPVEELVVGDIVLFSAGDRVPADIRLTEVTDLFISQASITGESAILEKNCRTHNRGSQKTLTQLENLVFMATTVISGKGEGIVLAVGEDTLYGSFAKPDSDDKNSFQNGAGSIAWVMLRFMAVLVPIVFVLLGITGGKWLESFAFALSVAVGLMPEMLPMVITACLAKGSLTMSRKQTIIKDINAMQGFGSMDVLCMDKTGTLTNESILLEYYMDVLGNENTEVLDLAFLNSSYHSGVHNPIDNAILACQTMPGRETHYTNLLTQYQKIGEIPFDYARKLVSTLVTGRNGESQLIMKGDISHIVARCSHVEYRGEILPIEKGGIQSVAAVVDEMLQDGMKVIAVARKNVGYKKQIIPADETGMILMGYLAFFDAPKKTAKASVAALKRLKVAPKILTGDQVDVAVSVCQRVEISSETVLTGARLDEMTDSELSMAVEEIHVFAELTPGQKVRLVSALRQNGHTVGFLGDGINDIPALCEANVGISVDTAVDAAKDAADVVLLQKDLGVLEQGILEGRKTFTNMLKYIKITASSNFGNILSIVCASAFLPFLPVTSVQILLLNLLYDILCIVLPWDNVDEEETLSPRDWSGRTLGRFMLSFGPISSLFDIVTFLFLYYFLCPMLCGGATYLNLTSPALRLQYVSLFQTGWFLESMWTQVLILHFLRTRRIPFVQSRPSAPVICITLTGIVAFTAITFTGGALLFGLTKLPFGYFVFLLTVALLYMLLTTVAKYFYQKKYHELI from the coding sequence GTGCCCAAATCAACACTGTTCGACAGTCGTATCAAAAAATACGCATATTACGAAGCAGAAGAAATATATCGGGAGATCGGTACATCGAAAGATGGCTTAACTGGCGAGCAGGTCGAGATGATGCGGCAGCGATATGGCGTAAACAGTTTCATAACGAAAAAAAAGGATACGACAATACATCGGTTGCGGCGGGCTTTTGTAAACCCATTCAATGTGATTCTCTTTGTCCTAGGTATGATTTCGCTGGTGACGGACGTCTTTCTCGCATCCAACTTCGCCAAGAACGCCACTACTGCTATTATTATCTTTTCCATGATCCTAATTGGTGGCATGATCCGTCTGGTTCAGGAGCTACGGGCCAAAAATGCTGCAAAGCAGCTTGACCGGCTGCTCCATGAAAGCATCACTGTAAAGCGAGAAGGAGAACTTATAGAAATACCCGTGGAAGAATTGGTGGTGGGGGATATCGTCCTTTTCTCTGCGGGTGACCGTGTCCCGGCAGACATCCGGCTGACAGAGGTCACTGACCTGTTCATCTCACAGGCATCCATAACGGGTGAGAGTGCCATTTTGGAAAAGAACTGCCGTACACATAACCGCGGCAGTCAGAAAACACTGACCCAGCTTGAAAACCTTGTGTTTATGGCAACGACAGTCATCAGCGGTAAGGGTGAAGGAATCGTACTGGCGGTAGGCGAAGATACGCTCTACGGCAGCTTTGCAAAACCTGATTCCGATGATAAAAATTCTTTTCAAAATGGGGCCGGCTCCATCGCTTGGGTCATGCTCCGCTTTATGGCTGTACTGGTTCCCATTGTGTTTGTGCTACTCGGTATTACAGGCGGAAAATGGCTGGAATCCTTTGCTTTTGCTCTGTCGGTAGCCGTAGGACTGATGCCGGAGATGCTGCCTATGGTCATCACAGCCTGCCTTGCAAAAGGCAGCCTTACCATGAGCCGCAAGCAGACCATTATCAAAGATATCAATGCTATGCAGGGTTTTGGCAGCATGGATGTGCTTTGCATGGACAAGACTGGAACACTGACCAATGAAAGCATTCTGCTGGAATATTACATGGACGTGCTCGGCAATGAAAATACCGAGGTACTGGATTTGGCGTTCTTAAACAGTTCCTATCATTCCGGCGTCCACAATCCCATAGATAACGCAATTCTTGCCTGTCAGACTATGCCAGGGCGCGAAACGCATTACACTAATTTGCTCACTCAGTATCAAAAAATAGGAGAGATTCCCTTTGACTATGCCCGCAAGCTTGTCAGCACTCTTGTAACAGGCAGAAACGGAGAAAGTCAACTCATTATGAAAGGGGATATCTCCCATATCGTTGCCCGCTGTAGCCATGTGGAGTATCGGGGTGAAATTCTGCCGATAGAGAAAGGCGGGATTCAGAGCGTAGCCGCTGTGGTAGATGAGATGCTCCAGGACGGGATGAAGGTCATCGCTGTTGCACGAAAAAATGTGGGATATAAAAAGCAGATTATCCCTGCCGATGAAACGGGTATGATCCTGATGGGGTATTTGGCGTTCTTTGACGCACCCAAGAAAACCGCGAAAGCGTCCGTGGCGGCGCTCAAAAGGCTAAAGGTGGCTCCAAAAATTCTGACGGGGGATCAGGTGGACGTGGCAGTCTCTGTATGCCAACGGGTGGAGATTTCTTCCGAAACCGTGCTGACCGGCGCCAGGCTGGATGAAATGACAGACAGCGAACTTAGCATGGCGGTTGAAGAAATTCATGTTTTTGCGGAGCTTACGCCGGGGCAAAAGGTCCGTCTGGTTTCCGCTTTGCGCCAAAATGGCCACACAGTGGGCTTTTTGGGCGATGGAATCAATGACATTCCGGCACTTTGCGAGGCTAATGTGGGCATCTCGGTGGATACGGCAGTTGATGCGGCAAAAGACGCGGCGGACGTGGTACTGCTCCAAAAGGATCTTGGCGTGCTGGAACAGGGGATTTTAGAAGGGCGCAAGACCTTTACCAATATGCTCAAATACATTAAAATTACCGCCAGCTCCAACTTCGGCAACATCCTCTCCATTGTCTGCGCCAGCGCCTTTTTGCCGTTTTTGCCAGTGACCTCCGTGCAGATTTTGCTGCTGAATCTGCTGTACGACATTTTGTGCATCGTTCTGCCCTGGGACAACGTGGATGAAGAAGAAACCCTGTCTCCGAGGGATTGGTCGGGCAGGACGTTGGGGCGGTTTATGCTGTCCTTTGGGCCGATAAGTTCCCTGTTCGACATAGTGACATTCCTGTTTCTGTATTACTTCCTGTGTCCTATGCTGTGCGGAGGAGCGACCTATTTGAATCTTACCTCCCCCGCCCTGCGGCTTCAGTATGTGTCTCTTTTTCAGACAGGATGGTTTTTGGAATCCATGTGGACGCAGGTGCTGATTCTGCATTTTCTGCGGACCCGCAGGATACCCTTTGTGCAGAGTAGGCCATCTGCGCCTGTTATCTGCATTACTCTTACCGGAATCGTTGCCTTTACCGCAATTACCTTTACCGGCGGCGCGCTGCTGTTCGGCCTGACAAAATTGCCGTTCGGATATTTCGTGTTTTTACTGACTGTGGCTCTATTGTATATGCTGCTGACTACGGTAGCCAAATACTTCTATCAGAAGAAGTACCATGAGCTGATTTGA
- a CDS encoding AAA family ATPase, producing MLIQFNFKNFKSFRDEVSLDLSATKITEHEDHVVEMANDKLLKVAAIYGANASGKSNIYDAFKFMSYYVEESFKFGGESDSRQKADSDYIRVSPFLFDSKSRSEESTFEVFFVDNSENTGKIYQYGFALQNDEVVEEWFYSKAKTARNRYKTIFYRKKGEELEVNGLPKSSIENIKVALEKETLIVSLGAKLKISKLKKVRDWFLNNEVVDFGNPAENFFRSQVLPKGFTTSREIQSNVVNYFASFDNAICDFKVEEVQREIEKESDLSYKIDALHKMTDCDEFESIPLKSESSGTLKMFALYPSLKEVLDNGGTLFVDELNARLHPLLVRNIILTFLSPEINTNHAQMIFTTHDIWQLSNELLRRDEIWLVDKNQDGVSDLYSLADFKDEDGNKVRRDEALAKNYLTGSYGAIPALRPMEMLKGRSTDGE from the coding sequence ATGCTGATACAGTTTAACTTTAAAAATTTTAAATCCTTCCGGGATGAGGTATCCCTGGATTTATCGGCTACAAAGATTACGGAGCATGAAGATCATGTGGTGGAGATGGCAAATGATAAGCTGCTGAAGGTTGCGGCCATCTACGGTGCAAATGCCAGTGGAAAGTCTAACATTTACGATGCTTTTAAATTCATGAGCTATTATGTGGAGGAATCCTTTAAGTTTGGCGGTGAAAGCGACAGCAGGCAAAAAGCAGATTCGGATTACATTAGGGTAAGCCCGTTTTTGTTTGACAGTAAGAGCAGGAGTGAGGAATCAACCTTTGAAGTGTTCTTTGTTGATAATTCGGAGAATACTGGAAAAATTTATCAATATGGGTTTGCGTTGCAGAATGACGAGGTGGTGGAGGAATGGTTTTATTCTAAGGCCAAGACAGCGAGAAACAGGTATAAGACTATTTTCTACCGAAAAAAGGGAGAAGAACTGGAAGTAAACGGGCTGCCGAAGAGTAGTATTGAAAATATAAAGGTCGCATTGGAAAAGGAGACTTTGATTGTATCGCTAGGGGCAAAGCTGAAGATATCGAAACTGAAAAAGGTAAGGGACTGGTTTCTGAATAACGAAGTTGTGGACTTCGGAAATCCTGCGGAGAACTTTTTCCGTTCCCAGGTGCTGCCGAAAGGTTTTACCACAAGTAGGGAAATACAGAGTAATGTGGTGAATTATTTTGCATCATTTGATAATGCCATTTGTGATTTTAAAGTGGAGGAAGTCCAGCGGGAAATTGAAAAAGAGTCCGATCTCAGTTATAAGATTGATGCATTGCATAAGATGACGGATTGCGATGAATTTGAATCTATACCTTTGAAAAGTGAATCCAGTGGGACGCTGAAGATGTTTGCCTTATATCCTTCTTTGAAAGAGGTGCTTGATAACGGCGGAACCTTGTTTGTAGATGAACTGAATGCGAGACTTCATCCGTTATTGGTTAGAAACATCATATTGACTTTTTTGTCACCGGAAATTAATACCAATCATGCACAGATGATTTTTACCACACATGACATCTGGCAGTTATCCAATGAGTTGTTGCGTCGGGATGAGATATGGCTGGTGGACAAGAATCAGGATGGAGTTTCCGATTTGTACTCCCTTGCTGATTTCAAGGATGAGGACGGAAACAAGGTACGCCGTGATGAAGCGCTGGCAAAGAATTACCTGACGGGCAGCTATGGCGCTATCCCTGCGCTCCGGCCTATGGAAATGTTAAAGGGGAGGAGCACGGATGGCGAATAA
- the mgtA gene encoding magnesium-translocating P-type ATPase has protein sequence MNKKEKRIAVRQAAEKAVIRDGQDRRIQFAATNPVKEVLKNLHTTLRGLDAETVSVSRTKYGTNKVTHEKRKSLVKRLAGAFINPFTAILFCLALVSTMTDMVFPYFSLLGSTPEDFDPLTVIIILTMVMISGTLRFVQESRSGNAAEKLLAMITTTCTVTRREQEKAEIPMEALAVGDIVHLSAGDMIPADVRILDAKDLFVSQASLTGESEPVEKMPNVSAQKQSVTDYTNIAFMGSNVVSGSATAVVICVGDHTLFGSMASAIAGEAVETSFTKGVNAVSWVLIRFMLVMVPLVFFINGITKGDWLEAFLFGISIAVGLTPEMLPMIVTTCLAKGAVSMGKKRTIVKNLNSIQNFGAIDILCTDKTGTLTQDKVVLECHLNVNGEDDTRVLRHAYLNSYFQTGYKNLMDLAIIHKTEEEEAEDSRLLDLSENYVKVDEIPFDFTRRRLTTVVQDKTGKTQMVTKGAVEEMLSICAYAECDGSVRPLADDVRLRILETVDDLNDKGFRVLAIAQKSNPSPAGAFGVKDECEMVLIGYLAFLDPPKESAADAIKALKDHGVTTKILTGDNDKVTRTICKQVGLKVRNMLLGSDLEKMSDAELARAAEAADVFAKLTPDQKARVVSILRASGHTVGFMGDGINDAAAMKAADIGISVDTAVDVAKESADIILLEKDLMVLEQGIIEGRKTYANMIKYIKMTASSNFGNMFSVLAASALLPFLPMMSVHLIFLNLIYDLSCTAIPWDNVDEEFIAKPRKWDASSVGSFMIWIGPTSSIFDFTTYIFMYFVFCPMFVSGGVLFNDLAAHYSGAELAAIQAQYIGMFQAGWFVESMWSQTLVIHMIRTPKLPFIQSRASAPVTLLTMAGITILTIIPFTAFGTMLGFVALPAAYFTYLIPCILLYMVLATSLKKAYVRHYGELL, from the coding sequence ATGAACAAGAAAGAAAAACGTATAGCTGTTCGTCAGGCCGCGGAAAAAGCAGTCATCCGTGACGGGCAGGATCGCCGCATTCAGTTTGCGGCTACCAATCCCGTTAAAGAAGTTTTGAAAAATCTGCATACCACACTTCGTGGCCTTGATGCAGAGACTGTATCCGTAAGCCGTACTAAATACGGAACCAACAAAGTAACCCATGAAAAAAGGAAATCTCTGGTAAAACGGCTGGCCGGGGCATTTATCAATCCCTTTACCGCTATCCTGTTTTGTCTGGCGCTGGTGTCCACCATGACGGATATGGTGTTTCCCTATTTTTCTCTTTTAGGCAGTACGCCGGAGGATTTTGACCCTCTGACCGTGATTATTATTCTGACCATGGTTATGATTTCTGGTACACTTCGCTTTGTACAGGAATCCAGAAGCGGAAACGCGGCGGAAAAACTGCTGGCCATGATTACGACAACCTGCACGGTTACCCGCAGGGAACAGGAAAAAGCCGAAATTCCCATGGAAGCTCTGGCGGTGGGCGATATCGTACATCTGTCCGCCGGGGATATGATTCCCGCCGATGTACGCATTTTGGATGCAAAAGATTTGTTTGTAAGTCAGGCAAGTCTTACGGGGGAGAGTGAGCCTGTCGAAAAGATGCCCAATGTGAGCGCACAGAAGCAGAGCGTGACCGATTACACAAACATTGCCTTCATGGGCAGCAATGTGGTTTCCGGCAGCGCGACCGCTGTTGTCATCTGTGTCGGCGACCATACTTTGTTTGGCTCTATGGCATCCGCCATTGCCGGAGAAGCGGTGGAGACCAGCTTTACCAAGGGCGTCAACGCTGTTTCCTGGGTACTGATCCGCTTCATGCTGGTCATGGTTCCGCTGGTATTCTTCATCAATGGCATTACGAAAGGTGACTGGCTGGAAGCATTCCTGTTTGGCATCTCTATTGCCGTTGGCCTGACCCCGGAGATGCTTCCCATGATTGTGACTACCTGCCTTGCCAAAGGCGCAGTATCCATGGGCAAAAAGCGGACCATCGTCAAGAACCTGAATTCCATCCAGAACTTCGGGGCCATAGATATTCTTTGCACCGACAAAACCGGAACGCTGACACAGGATAAAGTTGTGCTGGAATGTCACCTTAACGTAAACGGTGAGGACGATACACGGGTTCTGCGCCACGCTTACCTCAACAGCTACTTCCAGACCGGCTATAAGAATCTGATGGATTTGGCGATTATCCATAAGACAGAGGAAGAAGAAGCGGAAGATTCCCGCCTGCTCGATCTGTCTGAAAACTATGTGAAGGTAGATGAAATCCCCTTTGACTTCACTCGCCGCCGTCTGACCACGGTGGTACAGGACAAAACCGGTAAGACCCAGATGGTGACAAAAGGCGCTGTGGAAGAAATGCTCTCCATCTGCGCTTATGCGGAGTGTGATGGCAGTGTGCGGCCGCTGGCCGATGATGTCCGCCTCCGTATCCTGGAAACAGTGGATGATCTCAATGACAAGGGCTTCCGTGTTCTTGCCATTGCACAGAAAAGCAACCCCTCTCCGGCAGGCGCTTTTGGCGTAAAGGACGAGTGCGAAATGGTGCTGATAGGGTATCTTGCGTTCCTCGATCCCCCGAAGGAATCCGCCGCAGACGCAATCAAGGCGCTGAAAGACCATGGTGTGACCACCAAAATCCTGACCGGGGACAACGACAAAGTGACCCGTACCATTTGTAAGCAGGTGGGACTGAAGGTCCGCAATATGCTCCTTGGCTCTGATTTGGAAAAAATGAGCGATGCAGAGCTGGCAAGAGCCGCGGAAGCCGCCGATGTATTTGCCAAGCTGACGCCCGACCAGAAAGCCCGTGTGGTTTCTATTCTTCGTGCAAGCGGGCATACCGTTGGTTTCATGGGCGATGGAATCAATGACGCCGCTGCCATGAAAGCCGCCGATATCGGCATTTCGGTAGATACTGCTGTGGACGTGGCAAAGGAATCGGCTGACATTATCCTGTTGGAAAAAGACCTGATGGTTTTGGAGCAGGGTATTATTGAAGGCCGTAAGACCTATGCAAACATGATAAAATATATCAAGATGACCGCATCTTCAAACTTCGGCAATATGTTCTCGGTACTAGCGGCTTCTGCACTGCTGCCCTTCCTGCCGATGATGAGCGTGCATCTGATTTTCCTGAATCTGATTTACGACCTGTCCTGTACCGCGATTCCTTGGGATAACGTGGATGAGGAATTTATCGCAAAGCCCCGGAAATGGGATGCCTCCAGTGTAGGCAGTTTTATGATTTGGATTGGACCCACCAGCTCCATTTTCGACTTTACAACCTACATTTTCATGTATTTTGTATTCTGCCCTATGTTCGTGTCCGGCGGTGTTTTGTTCAACGATCTGGCCGCTCATTACAGCGGCGCAGAGCTTGCGGCAATTCAGGCGCAGTATATTGGGATGTTCCAGGCCGGATGGTTCGTGGAATCCATGTGGAGCCAGACACTGGTCATTCATATGATCCGCACACCGAAACTGCCCTTTATCCAGAGCCGTGCATCTGCTCCGGTGACACTGCTCACCATGGCAGGAATTACGATACTGACCATTATTCCCTTTACGGCCTTTGGAACGATGCTGGGCTTTGTCGCTCTGCCCGCAGCATACTTTACTTATCTGATTCCCTGCATCCTGCTGTATATGGTGCTGGCAACCAGTTTGAAAAAAGCCTATGTCCGTCACTATGGCGAACTGCTCTAA
- a CDS encoding DUF5688 family protein, which yields MPKKADREHISRNEQIRRFIKKGLTVDGYAEDIDFIASIIRQEFTAVYHIGDIKAVVEQQTNRLAKMLMKSGKMDAAAFFLLIKVLMNVTHDGTQDEFGQMLNEAVTLGVDYMQRKDFQINGFLQDTDNLRSLADKLQEALMANDIEYSKFLMQIQKMVRESLSEQNINADVYIQKVTKNNNTEFMALVIHTPGEAVSPQVYLDSFFAQCQKGKAIEEIAAELISSYAQNKDFELSDVKGLVTDFEKVQEFLRLQLINKEFNSEKLQHTPHRDFENTDLTAVLRIHLPTQEHGEATILVSDALYSHWNKSMEELYPLALHNTMEANPAKIIRMLELVKNMFSDNCIGEDIKNFQMEPYEQYVLSNSTSVGGATVLLYPEVMEHLAQGAGADFFILWD from the coding sequence ATGCCAAAAAAGGCCGATCGGGAGCATATCTCCCGCAACGAACAAATACGGCGGTTTATAAAAAAGGGATTGACGGTGGACGGCTACGCCGAAGATATTGATTTTATCGCCAGCATCATCCGGCAGGAATTTACCGCCGTCTACCACATCGGGGACATCAAGGCGGTGGTGGAGCAGCAGACAAACCGGCTGGCAAAAATGCTGATGAAGTCCGGCAAGATGGACGCCGCCGCATTTTTCTTACTGATAAAGGTATTGATGAATGTAACCCATGATGGTACACAGGACGAGTTTGGCCAGATGTTGAATGAGGCCGTCACGCTGGGCGTGGACTATATGCAGAGAAAGGATTTCCAGATCAACGGCTTTTTGCAGGACACGGACAATCTCCGTTCCCTTGCGGATAAATTGCAGGAGGCGCTTATGGCAAACGATATTGAATACAGCAAATTTTTAATGCAGATACAAAAAATGGTTAGGGAAAGTCTGTCGGAACAGAACATCAATGCAGACGTGTATATCCAGAAAGTCACGAAAAACAATAATACAGAGTTTATGGCTCTTGTGATACATACGCCGGGGGAAGCAGTATCTCCACAGGTTTATCTGGATTCCTTTTTTGCACAGTGCCAAAAGGGAAAAGCGATTGAGGAGATTGCCGCCGAATTGATTTCCAGTTATGCACAGAATAAAGACTTTGAACTATCTGATGTAAAAGGATTAGTGACTGATTTTGAAAAAGTGCAGGAGTTTTTACGGTTACAGCTTATCAATAAAGAATTTAACAGCGAAAAGCTGCAGCATACACCACACAGAGATTTTGAGAACACAGACTTGACAGCGGTTCTGCGGATACATTTGCCGACACAGGAACATGGGGAGGCTACGATTCTGGTGTCCGATGCACTGTATTCCCACTGGAACAAATCCATGGAGGAATTATATCCGCTTGCCCTGCACAATACCATGGAGGCAAACCCGGCGAAAATCATCCGTATGCTTGAACTTGTAAAAAATATGTTTTCGGATAATTGTATCGGGGAAGATATTAAAAACTTCCAGATGGAGCCGTATGAACAGTATGTCCTTTCCAACTCCACGAGCGTGGGCGGAGCAACGGTCCTTTTATACCCGGAGGTTATGGAACATCTGGCGCAGGGGGCTGGCGCAGATTTCTTTATTTTATGGGATTAA
- a CDS encoding nucleotidyltransferase family protein encodes MDGIYAVSEISRIIAPILEKYGVSRAYLFGSYARGDALPESDIDLRIDGGQVRSMFGLGGLYSDLTEALHKPVDLVTTEALNHRANAERTESFKKHIKEDEKLIYEEESR; translated from the coding sequence ATGGATGGGATTTATGCGGTAAGCGAAATTAGCAGGATCATTGCGCCGATACTTGAAAAATATGGCGTTAGCAGAGCCTATCTGTTTGGCTCTTACGCCCGTGGGGACGCCCTGCCTGAGAGTGATATTGATTTGCGTATTGACGGCGGGCAGGTACGGAGTATGTTTGGACTCGGCGGACTTTACAGCGATTTGACAGAGGCGTTGCATAAGCCGGTGGATTTAGTTACCACGGAGGCGCTGAACCACCGTGCCAACGCAGAACGCACAGAAAGTTTCAAAAAGCATATCAAGGAGGATGAGAAGCTGATTTATGAAGAAGAAAGCCGCTGA
- a CDS encoding winged helix-turn-helix domain-containing protein: MKKNISFIPMDSALETWLLEKLMKEPPESDCAEDLLSGIRDMLNGEVSSLLLSSSNETEAPVPVPLDGMRLGELEIYPKGRRVIMQGAEVSLTPKEFEILYFLAQNQGEVFTKEQIYRAVWAEDYLLDDSNIMAFIRKLRKKIEPDPDAPKYILTIWGIGYKFNDQL; this comes from the coding sequence ATGAAAAAGAATATCAGTTTCATCCCAATGGATTCCGCCCTTGAAACGTGGCTGCTGGAAAAGCTGATGAAAGAACCGCCGGAAAGTGACTGCGCAGAAGATTTACTTTCCGGCATCCGGGATATGCTAAACGGAGAGGTGTCATCCTTGTTATTGAGTTCGTCCAACGAGACAGAGGCTCCCGTGCCCGTCCCGTTGGACGGGATGAGGCTCGGAGAACTGGAAATTTATCCAAAGGGCAGAAGGGTCATTATGCAGGGGGCGGAGGTCAGCCTGACGCCAAAGGAGTTTGAGATTCTGTATTTTCTTGCGCAGAACCAGGGCGAGGTTTTTACTAAGGAACAGATCTATCGGGCAGTCTGGGCGGAGGATTACCTTTTGGATGACAGCAACATCATGGCGTTTATCCGAAAGCTACGGAAGAAAATTGAGCCTGACCCGGACGCGCCAAAGTACATTCTGACCATCTGGGGCATTGGATACAAATTTAACGACCAACTTTAA
- a CDS encoding DUF6431 domain-containing protein, with the protein MCQSQVKHRDYKLRIMKMEGGEKHFIYMERLQCTNKSCNRLQNALPDRLVPYKHYAAEIISGVLDEIITTQDLETEDYPCEATMLRWKHWLMLNYFRINEYLKSIGYRFLGFSEELLNTRLSLLEYLRLSNDRWLEAILRMIYNSGGFLEPS; encoded by the coding sequence GTGTGCCAGTCACAGGTAAAACACCGCGATTATAAGCTCCGTATCATGAAGATGGAAGGCGGCGAAAAGCATTTTATCTACATGGAACGCCTGCAGTGCACCAATAAGAGCTGCAACCGGCTCCAAAACGCCCTTCCTGACAGGCTGGTTCCCTATAAACATTATGCTGCCGAGATCATTTCCGGTGTATTGGACGAAATCATTACCACGCAGGATCTGGAAACAGAAGACTATCCGTGTGAGGCAACCATGCTCCGATGGAAACACTGGCTGATGTTGAATTACTTCCGGATTAACGAGTACCTGAAATCCATTGGGTACCGATTCCTGGGATTCAGTGAGGAACTGCTGAATACCCGGCTGTCTCTGCTCGAATATTTACGCTTATCAAACGACAGATGGCTGGAAGCCATTCTCCGTATGATATATAACTCTGGAGGGTTTTTGGAACCTTCCTGA
- a CDS encoding DUF86 domain-containing protein, with protein sequence MKKKAADILEHIRHYCIDVQETLERFGKDKAVFETDKDFRNSVCMSLFQIGELTGHLPEDFREATKATIYWPAIKGMRNLFAHNYGAIDIDRVWETALEDIPRLLEFCNKTIEMHRMMEQEAVQPEPDEGWER encoded by the coding sequence ATGAAGAAGAAAGCCGCTGATATTTTAGAGCATATCCGTCATTATTGTATTGATGTGCAGGAAACGCTGGAACGATTCGGAAAAGACAAAGCAGTTTTTGAAACGGATAAGGATTTCCGCAACTCTGTCTGCATGAGCCTTTTCCAGATAGGAGAATTGACAGGACACTTGCCGGAGGACTTCCGGGAAGCGACGAAAGCAACTATTTACTGGCCGGCGATTAAGGGGATGCGTAACCTATTTGCACACAATTATGGTGCGATAGACATTGACCGTGTGTGGGAAACTGCACTGGAGGATATTCCGAGGTTGTTGGAGTTTTGCAACAAGACGATTGAAATGCATCGCATGATGGAGCAGGAAGCCGTGCAGCCAGAGCCGGACGAGGGGTGGGAACGCTAA
- a CDS encoding FAD-binding protein, translated as MKDKCRLFKTERIENIVIGSGAAGFQAALRLFQSGEKELALVENELHSTDNQRDYNN; from the coding sequence GTGAAGGATAAATGCAGGTTGTTTAAAACAGAGAGAATTGAAAATATAGTAATTGGATCAGGAGCGGCTGGTTTTCAGGCAGCTTTGAGATTGTTTCAATCAGGGGAAAAGGAACTGGCGCTTGTGGAGAATGAATTGCATTCAACAGATAACCAAAGAGATTATAATAACTGA